One genomic window of Microbacterium testaceum StLB037 includes the following:
- a CDS encoding siderophore-interacting protein, protein MARTNAAQTRQKPLDSTLLTLRVRERRRLSPSFARVTLVGEDLARFVPLGRDQWFRLFLPVAEGTLARLPKRLDTLAYVRYLAIAKTERPVLRNYTVAGFRPTGPDGPELDVDFVIHGSAADGTAGPAATWAETCEPGDAVAILDEGILFTPAAEVSGPFALVGDETALPAISGILASLRADATGTALVEVPDAGDVRDLVAPAGVDVRWVVRVDPHATPGIAVRDAATEGDTAVPAYAWVAGEQSLVAAMRRQWVRAGVDKRAISFTGYWRAPRGH, encoded by the coding sequence ATGGCCCGCACGAATGCCGCACAGACGCGGCAGAAGCCCCTCGACAGCACCCTCCTCACCCTCCGCGTGCGAGAGCGACGACGCCTCTCGCCGTCGTTCGCGCGCGTCACGCTCGTCGGTGAGGACCTCGCGAGATTCGTGCCGCTCGGTCGGGACCAATGGTTCCGCCTGTTCCTGCCCGTCGCGGAGGGCACGCTCGCACGTCTGCCGAAGAGGCTCGACACCCTCGCCTACGTCCGGTACCTGGCGATCGCCAAGACCGAGCGTCCGGTGCTGCGCAATTACACCGTCGCCGGGTTCCGTCCCACCGGTCCGGACGGCCCCGAGCTCGACGTCGACTTCGTGATCCACGGTTCCGCGGCCGACGGCACCGCGGGACCGGCGGCGACCTGGGCCGAGACCTGCGAGCCGGGCGACGCCGTCGCGATCCTCGACGAGGGCATCTTGTTCACCCCCGCCGCCGAGGTCTCGGGCCCCTTCGCGCTCGTGGGCGACGAGACCGCTCTGCCGGCGATCAGCGGCATCCTGGCATCCCTTCGCGCGGATGCCACGGGTACAGCGCTCGTCGAGGTCCCCGACGCGGGCGACGTGCGAGACCTCGTCGCGCCGGCCGGTGTGGACGTGCGATGGGTCGTCCGCGTCGACCCGCACGCGACCCCGGGGATCGCCGTGCGCGACGCGGCGACCGAGGGGGACACCGCGGTGCCCGCGTACGCGTGGGTCGCGGGGGAGCAGTCGCTCGTGGCGGCGATGCGGCGGCAGTGGGTGCGAGCGGGCGTCGACAAGCGCGCGATCTCGTTCACGGGATACTGGCGCGCGCCGCGCGGTCACTGA
- a CDS encoding DNA-3-methyladenine glycosylase family protein, with amino-acid sequence MRSTGVRTRQTPRELAAPAERPLESEYRPAQPVDVGHAVAAQRHGRNDPTYFSSTPLGAGGIVWRVSRTPLGVATLALRQSIGGAVRAAAWGPGAAWALDQLPALCGKLDEPDGFDASRHPSVAEWHRRHPDLRIGRTDLVFDALVSAIMEQKVTSLQAFSAWRSIVTWYGERAPGPTPRPMFAPPDIEGWRHVPSWAWHRAGLEPPQSRTIVETARRGGSVVRAASAAPDGEARDRVFISLRGVGIWTSAETRIRAFGDPDAVSVGDYHLAHQVGYALTGHRTDDDGMLELLEPFAGHRQRVIRLIYVGSALEPRRGPRLHPEDHRDR; translated from the coding sequence ATGAGGTCGACCGGGGTGCGCACGCGGCAGACGCCGCGCGAGCTGGCGGCGCCCGCCGAACGCCCGCTCGAGAGCGAGTACCGCCCCGCGCAGCCCGTCGACGTCGGTCACGCGGTGGCCGCGCAACGGCACGGCCGCAACGATCCGACCTACTTCTCGTCCACCCCCCTGGGCGCCGGCGGCATCGTCTGGCGCGTCAGCCGCACCCCGCTGGGGGTCGCCACCCTGGCGCTGCGCCAGAGCATCGGGGGCGCCGTCCGCGCGGCGGCCTGGGGCCCGGGTGCCGCGTGGGCGCTCGATCAGCTGCCGGCGCTGTGCGGAAAACTCGACGAGCCCGACGGCTTCGATGCGTCGCGGCATCCCTCGGTCGCGGAGTGGCATCGGCGGCATCCGGATCTGCGCATCGGGCGGACCGACCTCGTCTTCGACGCGCTGGTCAGCGCGATCATGGAGCAGAAGGTCACCAGCCTGCAGGCGTTCTCAGCCTGGCGCAGCATCGTCACCTGGTACGGCGAACGGGCGCCGGGCCCGACGCCGCGACCGATGTTCGCGCCGCCCGACATCGAGGGCTGGCGGCACGTGCCCTCGTGGGCCTGGCACCGCGCCGGGCTCGAGCCCCCGCAGTCCCGAACGATCGTCGAAACGGCACGGAGAGGCGGGTCCGTCGTGCGCGCAGCCAGCGCCGCCCCCGACGGCGAAGCCCGCGACCGCGTGTTCATCAGCCTGCGCGGGGTCGGGATCTGGACAAGCGCCGAGACGCGCATCCGCGCTTTCGGGGATCCGGATGCCGTGAGCGTGGGCGACTACCACCTCGCGCATCAGGTGGGCTATGCCCTCACCGGTCACCGCACTGACGACGACGGCATGCTCGAGCTGCTCGAACCGTTCGCGGGGCATCGTCAGCGTGTCATCCGCCTCATCTACGTCGGGTCCGCGCTGGAGCCGCGCCGCGGCCCCCGGCTGCACCCCGAGGACCACCGCGACCGCTGA
- a CDS encoding winged helix-turn-helix domain-containing protein produces MSISAVLDRPSTSAIRPAAARPVAPAAARPVTPVPAAPAPAPAAAAPAARPALPAGSAPRGFALYVGIDEAKAAAAGVSLGTLVEALRRTLGELAPAAETYATVALAPTGAGGRDVDVVRLALHEPSAVARTKDEPAEEDRAPGGVVVDISRKRVLIDGESAAFTFKEFELLQYLVLREGRTIERAELVASLWEGSTDDDAPGERTIDVHVRRLRAKLGAYEDIVRTVRGVGYRFDRHADVSIRYGHGTPSPDRF; encoded by the coding sequence ATGTCGATCTCCGCTGTTCTCGACCGCCCCTCCACCTCCGCCATCCGCCCCGCCGCTGCCCGCCCCGTCGCCCCGGCCGCCGCTCGCCCCGTCACCCCGGTGCCCGCCGCTCCCGCCCCGGCTCCGGCAGCCGCCGCCCCGGCCGCTCGCCCCGCGCTCCCCGCCGGTTCCGCCCCTCGCGGCTTCGCCCTCTACGTCGGCATCGACGAAGCCAAGGCCGCCGCTGCCGGTGTAAGCCTCGGTACGCTCGTCGAGGCCCTGCGCCGCACGCTCGGCGAGCTGGCCCCCGCCGCCGAGACCTACGCGACCGTCGCCCTCGCCCCCACGGGTGCCGGCGGCCGTGACGTCGACGTCGTGCGCCTCGCTCTGCACGAGCCGTCGGCGGTCGCCCGCACCAAGGACGAGCCCGCCGAGGAGGACCGCGCACCCGGCGGCGTGGTCGTCGACATCTCGCGCAAGCGCGTGCTCATCGACGGCGAGTCGGCGGCGTTCACCTTCAAGGAGTTCGAGCTGCTGCAGTACCTCGTGCTGCGCGAGGGCCGCACGATCGAGCGCGCCGAGCTCGTGGCATCCCTGTGGGAAGGCTCGACCGACGACGACGCTCCCGGTGAGCGCACCATCGACGTGCACGTGCGCCGCCTGCGCGCGAAGCTCGGCGCCTACGAGGACATCGTGCGCACCGTGCGCGGCGTCGGCTACCGCTTCGATCGTCACGCGGACGTCTCGATCCGGTACGGCCACGGTACCCCCTCGCCCGACCGCTTCTGA
- a CDS encoding GNAT family N-acetyltransferase, giving the protein MADLLFADDKAASRFTLHRGDDLVSVLDYRDDGRTVALTRAFTIPTFRGHGYAAVITERAVDAIEAAGDRQILPVCWYVGEWFEAHPERAGILKQRA; this is encoded by the coding sequence ATGGCTGACCTGCTTTTCGCCGACGACAAGGCCGCGTCCCGTTTCACCCTGCACCGGGGAGACGATCTGGTCTCCGTGCTCGACTACCGGGACGACGGACGCACCGTGGCTCTCACCCGGGCCTTCACCATCCCCACGTTTCGCGGGCACGGCTACGCGGCCGTGATCACCGAGCGCGCGGTCGACGCGATCGAGGCCGCCGGCGACCGGCAGATCCTCCCCGTCTGCTGGTACGTGGGGGAGTGGTTCGAGGCGCACCCGGAGCGGGCCGGCATCCTGAAACAGCGCGCCTGA
- a CDS encoding exonuclease SbcCD subunit D, which yields MRILHTSDWHIGRSFHGHSTLDALSGVLDVLVAQVTEHRVDLVLVAGDVFDSATPAAACYPLLSRTLGALADAGARVVVTSGNHDSAARLGFQSALLRPEISVITDPLSIGTPITVDDEHGPVHVYGIPYLEPAIVRHAWAGVELRSQAQTMQHALDLVRADLAERGGRSVVAAHCFAAGVEATPGVEREIRQGGLDVVPLPAFDGPDYVALGHIHGRQQLSDRVRYAGAPLHYSFGEAGKPRGSWLVDLDAEGLSSVTWIDLPVPRPLVTLRAPLDGLLSDPAFDGHDEHWVRAEYTDATPQPDPMRRLQERFPWCATVVHAPATTRPDDGIGYARRVRAARDDAEVIDAFLAHVREGEGASEAERELIREVLDARALTEARS from the coding sequence ATGCGCATCCTGCACACCTCCGACTGGCACATCGGGCGCTCCTTCCACGGGCACTCGACCCTCGACGCGCTCTCCGGTGTGCTCGACGTCCTCGTCGCGCAGGTGACGGAGCACCGGGTCGACCTCGTCCTCGTCGCCGGCGACGTCTTCGACTCGGCGACGCCGGCCGCGGCGTGCTATCCGCTCCTCTCCCGCACGCTCGGGGCGCTCGCCGACGCCGGTGCCCGTGTCGTCGTGACCAGCGGCAACCACGACTCGGCCGCGCGGCTCGGGTTCCAGTCCGCGCTCCTCCGGCCCGAGATCTCGGTGATCACCGACCCGCTGTCGATCGGCACCCCGATCACCGTCGATGACGAGCACGGACCGGTGCACGTCTACGGCATCCCGTACCTCGAGCCCGCGATCGTGCGCCATGCCTGGGCGGGCGTGGAGCTGCGGAGCCAGGCGCAGACGATGCAGCACGCGCTCGATCTCGTCCGCGCCGACCTCGCCGAGCGGGGTGGGCGATCCGTCGTCGCGGCGCACTGCTTCGCGGCGGGTGTGGAGGCCACCCCCGGGGTCGAGCGCGAGATCCGTCAGGGCGGTCTCGACGTGGTGCCCCTCCCCGCGTTCGACGGGCCCGACTACGTCGCTCTCGGGCACATCCACGGCCGCCAGCAGCTGTCCGACCGCGTGCGCTACGCGGGTGCGCCCCTGCACTACAGCTTCGGCGAGGCGGGCAAGCCGCGCGGCTCGTGGCTGGTCGACCTCGACGCCGAGGGGCTCTCGTCGGTGACCTGGATCGACCTTCCCGTCCCGCGCCCGCTCGTCACGCTCCGCGCGCCGCTCGACGGCCTTCTGAGCGACCCGGCGTTCGACGGACACGACGAGCACTGGGTGCGCGCCGAGTACACCGATGCCACCCCCCAGCCCGATCCGATGCGCCGGTTGCAGGAGCGGTTCCCGTGGTGCGCCACGGTCGTGCACGCGCCCGCGACGACGCGGCCCGACGACGGGATCGGTTACGCCCGGCGGGTGCGCGCGGCGCGCGACGACGCCGAGGTGATCGACGCGTTCCTCGCGCACGTCCGCGAAGGGGAGGGCGCCTCCGAGGCGGAGCGCGAGCTCATCCGCGAGGTGCTCGACGCCCGCGCCCTGACCGAGGCCCGTTCGTGA
- a CDS encoding AAA family ATPase, translating to MKLHRLELEGFGPFLDEQVVDFDAFADDGIFLITGRTGAGKSSVLDGVCYALYGGVPRYDGAERRLRSDHCGPDDPTRVTLEFSAEGERWRVTRSPEFERPKRRGGGTTKEPHRALLELRTAAGWEGVAARPVDVGTRLDEILGLSQQQFLQVILLAQNRFARFLLAKNDERLGLLRTLFGTRSFEEYAVQLDERRKRSQERLAAEGVEVSTLLDEAERLAAELDADPAGSEGEDAAVLDAVASADTPSPPGPLSVGERLARVVRAVERADYRVDTRARERDAADALLDGALAAERDARTLHERQRDRIRLREQLATLEAEAESIAAARAEVAAATEAEALRPAIDAERRTAADSATAEAHLAAAVEQTEAVGEDAVGDAEALRVRDDELTALLSRCEAVRAAETSLTAADADEARAAARIAALETERAALLEGRAKLPEMLQTLGDQLSSLAGSAARRETAAARRVETRSRLDAAREAEHLLAQREQADMAALVRGEEMQNATDAWTALLRRRLAGAAAELAHDLVDGEPCAVCGSREHPHPATGNDAPVTDEQLAEAEERKNTAVEEDRLASDAARIARDDYALASARAGGENVETLAARLAHAEQALAAAQADESEYERLQAERTRATELDTQIAAEIESLTAALAAARQDEALAHQRAEALRGDVVAARGAFATVADHHADLSARRAAVRTLTAARVRHAAAAVAREDAAAALAALVAQSPFGKVEEVVAALRSAPERHRLDGSIAAHDAAVASVRQRLFDLELLLVDAEDEPLELAPFTAAVVAARDGVERAAAALASARDLADRLRGLAHRADAGHAAVATLADEHAVVARLADTLAGRAPNTRRMTLETFVLAAELEEIVAAANLRLEQMSSGRYRLQHTDALAARGAASGLGLEVMDSFTGQCRPPHSLSGGETFLASLALALGLAEVVTARAGGIRLDTLFIDEGFGSLDDDTLDLAMRTLDELRQGGRTVGVISHVASMKDQLPAQLRVVATPRGPSVISQDAALQAV from the coding sequence GTGAAGCTCCACCGGCTCGAGCTCGAGGGCTTCGGTCCCTTCCTCGATGAGCAGGTCGTCGACTTCGACGCGTTCGCCGACGACGGCATCTTCCTCATCACCGGGCGTACTGGAGCGGGCAAGTCGAGCGTTCTCGACGGTGTCTGCTACGCGCTGTACGGCGGTGTCCCGCGGTACGACGGAGCGGAGCGCCGGCTCCGCAGCGACCACTGCGGGCCCGACGACCCCACCCGGGTCACGCTCGAGTTCAGCGCCGAGGGGGAGCGCTGGCGGGTGACCCGCTCGCCGGAGTTCGAGCGTCCCAAGCGTCGCGGCGGGGGAACGACGAAAGAGCCGCATCGAGCGCTGCTCGAGCTGCGCACCGCCGCGGGGTGGGAGGGCGTCGCCGCGCGTCCGGTCGACGTCGGTACCCGTCTCGACGAGATCCTCGGCCTGAGCCAGCAGCAGTTCCTGCAGGTGATCCTGCTGGCGCAGAACCGCTTCGCCCGATTCCTCCTCGCGAAGAACGACGAGCGGCTCGGTCTGCTGCGCACTCTCTTCGGAACGCGGTCGTTCGAGGAGTACGCCGTCCAGCTCGACGAGAGGCGCAAGCGCTCGCAGGAGCGCCTTGCCGCGGAGGGCGTCGAGGTCTCGACGCTGCTCGACGAGGCGGAGCGACTCGCCGCCGAACTGGACGCCGATCCGGCGGGGTCGGAGGGTGAGGATGCCGCTGTCCTCGACGCCGTGGCATCCGCGGACACGCCCTCTCCCCCCGGACCGCTCTCGGTGGGTGAGCGCCTGGCGCGGGTCGTGCGGGCCGTGGAGCGCGCGGACTACCGTGTCGACACTCGGGCCCGTGAGCGCGACGCCGCCGATGCCCTGCTCGATGGTGCTCTGGCGGCGGAGCGCGACGCGCGAACCCTGCACGAACGCCAGCGCGATCGGATCCGGCTCCGCGAGCAGCTCGCGACCCTCGAGGCCGAGGCCGAGAGCATCGCCGCGGCTCGCGCCGAAGTCGCCGCTGCCACCGAAGCCGAGGCGCTGCGCCCCGCGATCGACGCCGAACGTCGAACGGCGGCCGATTCGGCGACGGCAGAGGCGCACCTCGCCGCGGCGGTCGAACAGACGGAGGCCGTCGGCGAGGACGCGGTCGGTGACGCCGAGGCGCTCCGCGTCCGCGACGACGAGCTGACGGCCCTGCTGTCCCGGTGCGAAGCGGTGCGCGCCGCGGAGACGTCGCTCACGGCGGCGGACGCCGACGAGGCTCGGGCCGCTGCGCGCATCGCCGCGCTCGAGACCGAGCGCGCCGCCCTGCTCGAGGGGCGAGCGAAGCTCCCCGAGATGCTTCAGACGCTCGGCGATCAGCTCAGTTCGCTCGCCGGTTCCGCCGCACGCCGCGAGACGGCCGCGGCCCGCCGCGTGGAGACCCGCTCCCGCCTCGACGCGGCCCGCGAGGCCGAGCACCTGCTCGCCCAGCGTGAGCAAGCCGATATGGCGGCGCTCGTCCGGGGCGAGGAGATGCAGAACGCGACCGACGCGTGGACGGCGTTGCTGCGCCGCCGGCTCGCCGGAGCCGCCGCAGAACTCGCTCACGACCTCGTCGATGGGGAGCCCTGCGCGGTCTGCGGGTCGCGGGAGCACCCGCATCCGGCGACGGGGAACGACGCCCCGGTGACCGACGAGCAGCTGGCCGAGGCTGAGGAGCGCAAGAACACCGCCGTCGAGGAGGACCGGCTCGCGTCCGACGCGGCGCGGATCGCGCGAGACGACTACGCTCTCGCCTCGGCCCGCGCCGGCGGCGAGAACGTCGAGACGCTCGCCGCGCGCCTCGCACACGCGGAGCAGGCGCTGGCCGCGGCCCAGGCGGACGAATCCGAGTACGAACGCCTTCAGGCTGAGCGCACTCGCGCCACCGAGCTCGACACCCAGATCGCCGCCGAGATCGAGAGCCTCACGGCCGCCCTCGCGGCTGCCCGGCAAGACGAGGCACTGGCGCACCAACGAGCCGAAGCCCTCCGTGGCGACGTCGTCGCCGCGCGGGGAGCGTTCGCCACGGTCGCCGATCATCACGCCGACCTGAGTGCACGTCGCGCCGCCGTGCGGACGCTGACGGCCGCGCGGGTCCGTCACGCCGCCGCAGCCGTCGCACGCGAGGACGCGGCAGCCGCTCTGGCCGCTCTCGTCGCGCAGAGTCCCTTCGGGAAGGTCGAAGAGGTCGTCGCCGCGCTGCGCTCCGCTCCGGAGAGACACCGTCTCGACGGCTCGATCGCCGCGCATGACGCCGCGGTCGCCTCGGTGCGTCAGCGTCTGTTCGACCTCGAGCTCCTGCTCGTCGACGCGGAAGACGAGCCCCTCGAGCTCGCCCCCTTCACCGCGGCCGTCGTGGCGGCGCGCGACGGTGTGGAGCGCGCCGCCGCCGCGCTCGCCTCGGCGCGCGATCTCGCGGATCGCCTGCGCGGTCTGGCCCACCGCGCTGATGCCGGACACGCGGCCGTGGCGACGCTCGCCGACGAGCACGCCGTCGTCGCGCGCCTGGCCGACACCCTCGCCGGTCGCGCGCCCAACACCCGCCGTATGACGCTCGAGACGTTCGTGCTGGCTGCCGAACTCGAAGAGATCGTCGCCGCCGCGAACCTGCGCCTCGAACAGATGTCGTCCGGTCGGTACCGCCTGCAGCACACCGACGCCCTGGCGGCGCGGGGAGCGGCGAGCGGGCTCGGTCTCGAGGTGATGGACTCCTTCACCGGTCAGTGCCGTCCGCCGCACTCGCTCTCCGGGGGAGAGACCTTCCTCGCCTCTCTCGCCCTCGCCCTCGGTCTCGCCGAGGTCGTGACGGCGCGGGCGGGCGGCATCCGGCTCGACACCCTCTTCATCGACGAGGGGTTCGGGTCGCTCGACGATGACACCCTCGATCTCGCGATGCGCACGCTCGACGAACTGCGTCAAGGCGGCCGAACGGTCGGCGTCATCAGCCATGTCGCCTCGATGAAAGACCAGTTGCCGGCCCAGCTGCGCGTCGTCGCGACCCCACGCGGCCCCAGCGTCATCTCGCAGGATGCCGCTCTGCAGGCCGTGTGA
- a CDS encoding MFS transporter — MSDHAPSPNAAHPPTRDIVLSPKHRWRAYWVAVSVAALTILDLTKVNVALPSIETALNAGPTELQLVVSGYILTFGLVLVPAGRLGDLRSRRMLFLVGLSLFLVTSLACALAPNTTVLLGARLLQGVAAGIQMPQVLGLVQQLFQGKERGRAFGLFGATVGIATAFGPTLGGLLIALGGDTDGWRLIFWINIPLVAIVIALAAWLLPDTRTKSRRRLDLDPVGVLLFALTILALMWPFLFTTGSPGDDPRRWWFLVASVVFAAIFVFWERRYADLGRTPLMPFSIFSLSSYRNGVLISTAYFSAIPAMFLLGTLFLQGGLGLEPVFAGMVTIGFAVASAWSSWIGGNLVTRLGRPLVVWGIVGMVATAGGLVLVALFTPPEWTPWAMAGVMVVGGFAGGLVISPNQTLMLADIPVSSGGVAGSVGQLGQRIGTAVGTAIALALFYATIYREQGDVDTAVVYHDAYASGMITVGIFLALALLVGVADLAGRARSGSQTP, encoded by the coding sequence ATGTCTGATCACGCGCCCTCGCCGAACGCCGCTCATCCCCCCACGCGCGACATCGTGCTGTCGCCGAAGCACCGCTGGCGGGCCTACTGGGTCGCCGTGTCGGTCGCCGCGCTCACGATCCTCGACCTCACGAAGGTCAACGTCGCCCTCCCCTCGATCGAAACGGCGCTGAACGCGGGGCCCACCGAACTCCAGCTCGTCGTCTCGGGCTACATCCTGACGTTCGGTCTCGTCCTCGTTCCCGCGGGGCGTCTCGGCGACCTGCGCTCGCGGCGCATGCTGTTCCTCGTCGGGCTGTCGCTGTTCCTCGTCACGAGTCTCGCGTGCGCGCTCGCCCCCAACACCACCGTGCTGCTGGGGGCTCGCCTGCTACAGGGGGTGGCTGCCGGCATCCAGATGCCGCAGGTGCTGGGTCTCGTCCAGCAGCTCTTCCAGGGCAAAGAGCGCGGTCGAGCCTTCGGCCTCTTCGGTGCGACCGTCGGCATCGCCACCGCGTTCGGCCCCACCCTTGGGGGGCTGCTCATCGCTCTCGGGGGCGACACCGACGGGTGGCGCCTGATCTTCTGGATCAACATCCCGCTCGTCGCGATCGTGATCGCCCTCGCCGCGTGGCTGCTGCCCGACACCCGCACGAAGTCCCGCCGGCGACTCGATCTCGACCCGGTGGGCGTGCTGCTCTTCGCGCTGACGATCCTCGCGCTGATGTGGCCTTTCCTCTTCACCACGGGGTCTCCGGGCGACGATCCCCGCCGCTGGTGGTTCCTCGTGGCATCCGTCGTCTTCGCCGCGATCTTCGTGTTCTGGGAGCGTCGCTACGCCGACCTCGGGCGCACACCGCTCATGCCGTTCTCGATCTTCTCGCTGTCGTCGTACCGCAACGGCGTGCTCATCTCTACGGCCTACTTCTCCGCGATCCCCGCCATGTTCCTCCTGGGCACGCTGTTCCTGCAGGGCGGCCTCGGGCTCGAGCCCGTGTTCGCCGGCATGGTGACGATCGGCTTCGCCGTCGCCTCGGCCTGGAGCTCGTGGATCGGTGGCAACCTCGTCACCCGCCTCGGACGCCCCCTCGTGGTCTGGGGGATCGTCGGCATGGTCGCCACCGCCGGCGGACTCGTCCTCGTCGCGCTCTTCACCCCGCCCGAGTGGACGCCGTGGGCGATGGCGGGCGTCATGGTCGTCGGAGGCTTCGCGGGCGGTCTCGTGATCTCCCCGAACCAGACGCTCATGCTCGCCGACATCCCCGTCTCGAGCGGGGGAGTGGCGGGATCGGTGGGCCAACTCGGCCAGCGCATCGGAACAGCCGTCGGGACGGCGATCGCCCTCGCCCTGTTCTACGCCACGATCTATCGCGAGCAGGGCGACGTCGACACCGCCGTGGTGTACCACGACGCGTACGCCTCGGGCATGATCACCGTCGGGATCTTCCTCGCGCTCGCCTTGCTCGTGGGCGTGGCCGATCTCGCGGGTCGGGCGCGCTCGGGGTCTCAGACCCCGTAA
- a CDS encoding nucleoside phosphorylase codes for MKLLVAAHASELVAFEDDIPGFERLLTGVGKIPAAYALTRALCEGEYDEIVVVGTAGAIDDEIEGGIYDIAAAIQHDVKGLDGTFGEHVALPTRVETGHEGRIIATGDHFVDDPEAVRLIRGLGAGLVDMETYALIWVAQQFDVPISILRAVSDRAQDGATELWDVVVERCSHELRAEFRARYGV; via the coding sequence GTGAAGCTTCTCGTTGCCGCCCACGCGTCCGAACTCGTCGCCTTCGAGGACGACATCCCCGGTTTCGAGCGTCTGCTCACCGGGGTCGGAAAGATCCCCGCGGCGTACGCGCTGACGCGCGCGCTCTGCGAGGGCGAGTACGACGAGATCGTCGTCGTCGGCACCGCGGGCGCCATCGACGACGAGATCGAGGGCGGAATCTACGACATCGCCGCGGCCATCCAGCACGATGTGAAGGGACTCGACGGCACGTTCGGCGAACACGTCGCCCTGCCGACCCGCGTCGAGACCGGCCACGAGGGACGGATCATCGCGACCGGCGATCACTTCGTCGACGACCCCGAGGCGGTCCGCCTCATCCGCGGGCTCGGCGCCGGCCTCGTCGACATGGAGACGTACGCGCTCATCTGGGTCGCCCAGCAGTTCGACGTTCCCATCAGCATCCTGCGGGCCGTGTCCGACCGTGCGCAGGACGGCGCGACCGAGCTGTGGGACGTCGTGGTCGAGCGGTGCAGCCACGAGCTGCGCGCGGAGTTCCGCGCGCGTTACGGGGTCTGA
- a CDS encoding aldo/keto reductase → MTRIGRSDLDILPLSLGGNVFGWTADRDTSFAVLDAFHAGGGNFIDTADAYSAWVPGNSGGESETLIGEWLASRKPENVVVATKVSQHPEFRGLRAKNIRAAAEASLQRLGVDSIDLYYAHFDDAETPLEETVAGFADLVTDGLVRYVAVSNYTGARIREWISLAEAGGFDLPVAIQPHYNLVHRTEVERDIVPVAEQYGMSLVPYYALASGFLTGKYRTPDATGDSPRAQGAAKLATPAGIALIDALEEVGQAHGASIATTALAWLRAQPTVAAPIASASKVEQVADLLASTSLELSADEIARLSQASEAAQD, encoded by the coding sequence ATGACGCGCATCGGACGCAGCGACCTCGACATCCTCCCCCTCTCGCTCGGCGGGAACGTCTTCGGCTGGACGGCCGACCGCGACACCTCGTTCGCCGTCCTCGATGCCTTCCACGCGGGCGGCGGAAACTTCATCGACACCGCCGACGCATACAGCGCGTGGGTGCCCGGCAATTCGGGCGGCGAGAGCGAGACGCTGATCGGCGAGTGGCTCGCGTCGCGCAAGCCCGAGAACGTCGTGGTGGCGACGAAGGTCAGCCAGCACCCCGAGTTCCGCGGCCTCCGCGCGAAGAACATCCGCGCTGCCGCGGAAGCCTCGCTCCAGCGCCTCGGCGTCGACTCCATCGACCTCTACTACGCCCACTTCGACGACGCCGAGACCCCGCTCGAAGAGACCGTCGCCGGCTTCGCCGATCTCGTCACCGATGGTCTCGTTCGCTACGTGGCGGTCTCGAACTACACCGGCGCACGCATCCGCGAGTGGATCTCGCTCGCCGAGGCCGGAGGCTTCGACCTCCCCGTCGCCATCCAGCCGCACTACAACCTCGTGCACCGGACCGAGGTCGAGCGCGACATCGTCCCCGTCGCCGAGCAGTACGGCATGTCGCTCGTCCCCTACTACGCGCTGGCGAGCGGGTTCCTCACGGGCAAGTACCGGACCCCGGATGCCACGGGCGACTCGCCGCGCGCCCAGGGGGCCGCGAAGCTCGCGACGCCCGCCGGCATCGCGCTGATCGATGCCCTCGAAGAGGTCGGGCAGGCGCACGGCGCCTCGATCGCGACCACCGCGCTCGCGTGGCTCCGCGCCCAGCCGACGGTGGCCGCCCCCATCGCGAGCGCATCGAAGGTCGAGCAGGTCGCGGATCTGCTGGCCAGCACCTCGCTCGAGCTCAGCGCCGACGAGATCGCCCGTCTGTCGCAGGCGTCCGAGGCCGCGCAGGACTGA
- a CDS encoding DUF427 domain-containing protein, with protein sequence MARPVPDPVRPGQESVWDYPRPPRVERVRRRAQIDLGGVRIADTDDVIRVLETSHPPVYYLPIASFGDALTLGQGASFCEFKGGARYFDVHGGGGAVAPRAAWNYPSPMPGYEELADRVAVYAGPMDRVILGGETVEPQPGGFYGGWVTSDLAGPFKGVPGSMGW encoded by the coding sequence ATGGCACGCCCCGTTCCCGACCCCGTCCGCCCCGGCCAGGAATCCGTCTGGGACTATCCGCGGCCGCCGCGCGTGGAGCGCGTCCGCAGGAGGGCGCAGATCGATCTCGGCGGGGTGCGCATCGCCGACACCGACGACGTCATCCGCGTGCTCGAGACGAGTCATCCGCCGGTGTACTACCTGCCGATCGCCTCATTCGGCGACGCGCTGACCCTCGGGCAGGGCGCGTCGTTCTGCGAGTTCAAAGGCGGGGCGCGCTACTTCGACGTGCACGGCGGCGGGGGAGCGGTCGCTCCGCGCGCCGCGTGGAACTACCCGAGCCCCATGCCGGGGTACGAGGAGCTCGCCGACCGCGTCGCCGTCTACGCCGGTCCGATGGATCGCGTCATCCTCGGCGGGGAGACCGTGGAACCGCAGCCGGGTGGCTTCTACGGCGGCTGGGTCACGAGCGATCTCGCGGGCCCGTTCAAGGGCGTACCGGGGTCGATGGGCTGGTGA